ATGTTTTTTAAAATTGGTGTTTGCCCATATGTAATGCTAACCTCTTTCGCACTGATAGTGCCAATAGACGATATTTCATCTCTCAAGTGTAACTCTTGATAATGCTTAAATTCTGATAGAATAAACTCAACCGACTCCAAACCAGCAGAAGTCCGCATAAAGTTATTCCAAGCGTTTTGCATACTTACCAAGTGAGCTAAGGCTCTATAAAACAGAAGCAAACTCACTAAAATAGACCCAAAGCTTCCTCCCATAACATTTACCTGAACCAAAATAACCATTGCAATGATAATGATAATCATAGGCTCTCGTAAGCTCTCAGCGATAGCTCCAATTTTCCCCATCTTAAAGCTAATGTCTTCGGAGACCCAAATATTATTTTTCAGTTTCCTCTCGTAAGTTTTAAAATAGTTTGTAGCTTTTAAATACTTAAAGTTGTTTATTGCCTGAATAAGATTACCATTAAAATCATGCCCTATAAAAGATTGCTTCCTTGAATATTCTTTGGTTTTTTTATTGATATATTTATAGAAAATATTGGTTAATCCGCCTCCTATGCCTACCATAATGGCAAATTGCCAATTAGATAAGAAAGCCAAAACCACATAAGTCAGTAGCATGACCACATGCTGAATACTTACAAAGTAGGTAACCATAGCATTAACCAACCTATCAACCTCTCCTATCATATTATTTTGAATCCTTCCTGCATCCAGCTTGGTAAAGCCCTCATAAGATAAATCCTTAAAACCTAACAGCAGATTCCATCTTATTTTCCGCATGGCTACTAGGCGTATTTTAGTAAAATAAATTGTTCTAATATAGAAGAAAATACCTTTGAAAACGAATAAACTTATCATCAACCCAAGAGCTGTAGCAAGATTAAGTTCTATTCCCAATCGTTTAATTGCTATAACTAAAAATTCTAATTGCCCTAAAGACTCATTGTTAGTAGCATCTCCGGTGGCAATAGATAACAAAGGAATGAACATAGCTAACCCTAAACCATCAAGTATTCCGACCAAAAAGTTTAGTAGTATATAGCCATAGATATGCCACCCTATTATTCTTCTAAAATAATTAAAAAATCCAAGGCTACTTGTCGTATTATTTTTCATTTTTGTACTCTAAAATCAGACTGATATCTAGCACTAAATAATTTTGTGCTAAAACCTCATGTAAATACTATTGCAA
This Riemerella anatipestifer DNA region includes the following protein-coding sequences:
- a CDS encoding ABC transporter ATP-binding protein, giving the protein MKNNTTSSLGFFNYFRRIIGWHIYGYILLNFLVGILDGLGLAMFIPLLSIATGDATNNESLGQLEFLVIAIKRLGIELNLATALGLMISLFVFKGIFFYIRTIYFTKIRLVAMRKIRWNLLLGFKDLSYEGFTKLDAGRIQNNMIGEVDRLVNAMVTYFVSIQHVVMLLTYVVLAFLSNWQFAIMVGIGGGLTNIFYKYINKKTKEYSRKQSFIGHDFNGNLIQAINNFKYLKATNYFKTYERKLKNNIWVSEDISFKMGKIGAIAESLREPMIIIIIAMVILVQVNVMGGSFGSILVSLLLFYRALAHLVSMQNAWNNFMRTSAGLESVEFILSEFKHYQELHLRDEISSIGTISAKEVSITYGQTPILKNINLDIAPRSSVALVGESGAGKTTLANVLCGLLPPHDGEVFVDGNSLYKSNLDSFRNKVGYITQEPVIFDDSIFNNVTFWAEKTSENVERFWRTMEMVSMKAFVEGVEDKENARLGNNGILVSGGQKQRISIARELYKEVELLVMDEATSALDSETEKHIKESIDMLQGKFTMIIIAHRLSTVKNVDQVYLMEKGEIINQGTFGELLNKSERFKKMVELQEV